DNA from Amycolatopsis sp. DSM 110486:
CAGCGCGCGGGCGGTGAGCGACTTGCCCTTCATCGGGAACCGCTGCCCGTCGGAGGAGGACATCGTGCCGCCACCCCAGGCCTGGGCCATCGGCAGCGTGTGGTGGTGGTTGACCACCGCGGCGTTCGCCTCGCGCAGCGTCTCCTCCCGCAGGTACCACTGCCCGGTCCAGGCGAGGATGTCGTAGGTCAGCCCACACGCCTCGGCCATCGCGGTGGTGCCGAAGTTGCAGGCCTGCGCCAGGATCGCGGCGTAGAGCTGCTGGCGCAGCCGGTTGTCCCGCGCGGTCTTACCCGAGGCGTGCACGAGCTTGTCGGAGAACCCGGTCCAGCGGTCGACCTCGATGAGCAGCTCGGTGATCGGGATCCGAGGCAGCAGCTCCACCAGACCGAGCTTGACCGCCTCGACCTGGTCAGGCAGCTGCTCAGCGGTCAACCGGTTGATCGACAGCTGTCCCTGCTCGGAGAGCCGGACCGGGCCCTCGCCCGCCGCGAGCAGCGGCTCAACGGCCAGCAGCGCGGTCTCCAACTGCTCCTCGGCCTCGGCCAGCGCGTGCTCGGCCGACGGGGCGGCGCCGACCAGCGCGCAGTACTCGAGCTTCGACACCGCCCACTTGTCCGCGGGCATGAGGAACGCGACCGGGTTGGCGTACCGGCGTGACCCGGGCACCCACACATCACCCGAGCGCAGGCAGTCGCGCAGCCCGAGCAGCGTGCACAGCTCCCAGAAATGCCGGTACCGCACCGGATCCGCCTCCGCGCGGGCCCGGTCGAGGTAGCCCCGCCACCGCGAGGGCACGAACGAGGCCGGCGCGGTGTCGGGCACATGGCGGGTGCCCTTCGCGTACAGCCCCCGCAACAGCTCCACCGCCGCGAGCAGTGGCTGCGCGTCGAGGCTCCCGGCGAACTCGAGGTGGCGGATCACCAGCGGCGCGAACTGCCGAAGGTAAGTGAAGGAGTCCTCCACCGTGTCCAGATGCCCGTGATCCTGATACGGCCGGTCCTTCGGGTGCCGCCGCGCCGAGCGCATCCGCTCCAGCCCGACCCGATCCCGCAACAGGCCGCCGACCTGCTCGGCCGGGATCGCGGTGTCGGCCGCGATGGCGACGATCTCCTCCAGCAGCTCCAGCTTGTCCACCGACTCGCGGCCGCGGGCGGCGAGCTTCTCCTTCACCTTGGCCTTCGCCCGGTTCTCGATCCCGGACAGGGCCTGGTCGAACATCTGCACCAGCTCGTCGAGCACCTCGACGTAGCACTCGACCACTGTGGACAGCAGGATCGGATACTTGCTTTCCGCCCGGCGCCCGCGCAGCGCCTGGTTGCGCAGCCGCCGCCCCAAACCGGCCAGCCGCCGACGACGCGCCTCGGGGATCATCGACAGGTCCAGCGTGTCGACGCCCAGGCCACGCAGGAACAACACCTTGTCCACCTCGGCCCGGATCGCCGAGGGCGAGTAGCTGGTCGCGCCGCGGTGCAGCCACGTCAGCCGGGACACCGGCATCTCAGGTGCCACCTCCAGCACGCTGCCCATGTCGGTGAGCCGGCGTTCGGTCAGCAACGGCTCGATCCGGGCGAACACTTCCCGCTCGGCGACCTCGCGGGCCGAGGCGATCTCCTCCATCAGTGACACCACGCCCGGCCGCACGATCCGCACGTCCTGTGAGGCCAGGTGCTCAGTCGCCAGGCGGAACAGCACGCTCGGCACATCGTGCTCGATCGCGCGGTCGACCAGGAACTCCCGCAGCGTCTTCCACCCGGCCCGATCGTCGTCCTCAGCGGTGTGCCAGCCCAGGCGCTGCGCGACCAGCCGCAGATGATCCGACCTGGTCTGCTCCCGGCGCCCGTAATGCGTCAGCGCGCCGGGCTCCACCCCGAGCTGGGTCGCGACCCGCGCGACCGCCGGCGTCGGCGCCGCGCGCACGTCGGCCGGGACGAACCCCAGCCACGGCAACGCAGCCAGCTGCAACCCCAGACCCAGCTTGTTCGGCGCCCCGCGGGTCGTGCGGTGCACCCACTCGACGTCCTCCACTGCCAGCTGGAAGTACTGCACCAGTTCGTCTCGGCCGACTTCGGCCGGCCAGGACTCCAGCTCGCCGATCTCGCTCGCGGAGAAGAACTGCGTCGCCACCAGACACCGCCAACCCGTGCACCAACTCGACGCCCGAGATCATCTCGGGCGGTTCTCGTCATCAGCACTCGGGGTCTTGTCAGCGCTGGTCAGGGGCTATTCCGTTGGATATTCCGCGAGATGTCCGGGACCCCCGCACCCCGCGCGCAAGGTCTGGCGCGCGCTCACCGAACCCGAGCTGCTGGAACGCTGGCTCGCGATGCCCAACGACATCAAACCCGTGGTGGGACACCGCTTCGAGCTGCTCGCCCAGCCCGTGCCGGCGGCCGGGTTCGCGGGCGGGCCGGTGCGGTGCGAAGTGCTCGTGGCCGACCCCGAACGCGAGCTGAGCATCAAGTGGGGTCCGAAGTGGACGGTCACGTGGCGGCTCGTGCCGGAGGGCACCGGCACCCGGCTGTTCCTCAGCCACGAGGGCTTCGACCCGGACGACGAGTTCGAGCGTGTGTCCCGCCGGATCATGGGCGGCGGCTGGCGCTCGCACGTGCCGCGGGCCCTGGAACGCGTGCTCAGCGCGCTGCCCGGCTGAACCCGGCTACGATCAGGCACCGTGACGGAGTCCAAACCGCTGCGCGCCGACGCCCGGCGCAACCGGGCCAAAGTGCTCGAAGCCGCGGAGACGGTGTTCGCGGCCAAAGGCACGGGCGCCCCGACCGAGGAGGTCGCACGCGAGGCGGGCGTGGGCGTCGGCACGGTGTTCCGGCACTTCCCGACCAAGGAGGCGCTGCTCGAAGCGGTGCTCTACGCGCGGCTGCACCGCTTCGTCGACGAGGCCGAGGCCGTCGTCGCCCAAGACTCACCCGACGCCGGCGCCGCGTTCTTCACGTTCCTGACCAGCTGGATCGAGATGTCCAGCGCAAAGAACGCCTACTTCGAAGCCCTCAGCGCCGCCGGCGTCCACGTGCCGAAGGCAGGCTCGGACGTCGCCACCCACCTGCTGGAAGCGCTCGGGGTGCTGCTGCGCCGCGCGCAGGACGCCGACGCGGTGCGTGCCGACCTCACCGTGGCCGAGCTGATCCCGGTGATCATCGGCACGGCCAAGGCCGCCGAGCACATCGGTGCCGACTGCGCGCTGCGCAACCGCGTGGTCGCGATCCTGTTCGACGGCCTGCGCCCGGCCTTGTCAGCCGCGCACGCTCCGCGCGTCGGAGCCTGACTCAAGCGCGCCTGACTCAAGCGCGCCGGATCCGAACGGTTCCAGCACCGGGCGCTTCGGGCTCATCGTGTCGCCGGACGACTCGCCGCGCAGGCGGCGCTGCACCCAAGGCCACGCGTGCTCGCGGCTCCAGCGCAGGTTCTCCTCGCGGCGTTCGCGGGTCGACAGGCGCGGGCGCGGCGCCAGCTCGGCCGAGGTGAGGTCGTGGGGGACCCCGAGCGCGCCGAGGACCGCGATCGCGATCTCGAGGTGGCCCCGGGAGTTGAGGTGGAGGCGGTCCGGTGCCCACAGGCGCCGGTCGCGCAGCTGCCGCATCGACCACATGTCCACCAGCAGCGTTCCGTGGCGGGCGGCGATGCCGCGCACGTTCTCGTTGTAGATCGCGACGCGCCCGCGCATCTGCCGGAACAGCGCGTCCTCGACCCCGTCGACACCGGTGAACAGCACGACCCGGGCGCCGGTCCCACGCAGCCGGGCGACGGCGAGCTCGTAGGAGTCGGTCAGCGCGTCGATGTCGACCTTCGGGCGCATGAGGTCGTTGCCGCCCGCGTAGAGCGTGACCAGGTCCGGTTCCATCGCGATCGCCGGCTCGACCTGCTCGGCGAGCACCTGCGGCAGCAGCTTCCCGCGGATGGCGAGGTTGGCGTAGCGGAAGTCCGGCTCACGGGCGCCCAGCACCTCGGCGACGCGGTCGGCCCAGCCACGCACGCCGTTCGGCGCGGCGAGATCGTCGTCGCCGACACCTTCGGTGAAGGAATCGCCCAGAGATACCAAGCGGTTGGTCATAACGAGAACCCTAATGCAGCCCGAATCGTCCCTTGATCGCCTCCGGTGTCACAGAGTGACGAGATTCGCTGAGATTTCTCCACGGATGGCTGAACTTCTCAGCGTCTCCGTCCGTTGTTGCAAGTGTGAAGTCACGATCCGGTCACCGTCGCTCCCGGCACGGCGCGCTGGCACTCGCCATCGTCGCTGGTGCGGGCCTCGCCGGCTACGTCACCATCCAGAAGGGCCCGACAGCGTCCGCCGCCGGGACCGCCGACGCGGCCGAAGTCGCGCACACGCGGGCGGGCGCGGGCGGCCAGGGCACGTCGGCCCAACCGAAGCCGGCGCCCAGCAGCACTGCTCCGGCCTTGCCGCCGAGCGTGATGCCGTTCAACGCGAAGCTCACGTCGAAGGACATCCCCGTCGAGGGCGGCGGCGTGCGCGGTGGTGGCTGCAGCGGGTCCCTGATCGCGCCGGACTGGATCATCACGGCCGGGCACTGCTTCCACGACCTCGACGGCACCCGCGCCGGCGGCGCGCCGAAGTACCACATGACGGTGGCGGTCGGGAAGATCAACGACGAGGACCCGCGCGGGCACGTGGTGCAGGCCGTGGACGTGCGCCAGTCGCCGGTCAACGACCTCGCGCTGGTCAAGCTCAGCGCCCCGATCACCGACATCGCGCCGTTGACGCTGCCGACCGGTCCGCCGAAGGTCGGCGAGGACGTCGACTTCGTGGGCTGGGGCTCGCTCTCGGCCACCGTCGTCGCGCCGGCCGACCACATGAAACGCGGCCACTTCGAGGTCAGCGACATCCGCCACACCGAGCTCGACATGAGCCCCCGGGAGGCGCGCACCGTCGAGAACAGCCCGTGTCACGACGACTCGGGCTCACCGTTTTTCATCCCCGAGGGCGACCAGAAGGGCCGGCTCGTGGCGATCGAGGACAACGGCCCGGACTGCCCCCAGCCCGGTGTGGAGACCACCGCGCGCGTGGACACGATCCTCGACTGGATCCACGAGCAGATGAGCTGAGTCAGGCGCTGAGCTGCCGGGCCCGGTGGTCGGCGACGTTGACCCGCGTGCCGCACCGCGTCGAGCAGAAGCGGCGGCGGCCGTTGCGAGAGGTGTCCACGAACGCGATCCCGCAACCCTCACGTGCGCACAGGCCGAAGCGGTCGGGCGCCTCACACACGAGGTGGGCGAGCCCACCGGCCGAGTGCGCCTGCACGCGTTCCACGGCCTCGGCGTCTTCGCCGACGTAGTGCAGGTGCGGGGGTTTGCCGTCGTGGCCGGAGATGTGCGGTCGCACCGCCGCGGTGAGGAGCAGCCGGTTCACCAGCTCCACCTGGTCCGCTTTGCCCGCGCCGAAAACTTCACGCAGCCGCCGGCCCCAGTCGAGGATGCGGGCGCCTTCGTCGTCGGTGAGCCCGGTCAGCGTCATGCCGTGGGCCCGGCAGGTGTCCAGCACGTCGTCCGCCGAGACGCTGTCGTCCCGGGCCAGCGTGGCCAGCGCCGCGGCCACCTGAGCACCGGAGCCGCCGTAAGGGTTGAAGTGCACTGACTCATTACAGCACGATCGGGGCATGGATGAGAACCGTTGCCCCCGTTGTGGCTGGCCCCTGGCTGAACTGCCCCCGTCCGCCGTCGTGCCCGCCTCGCGCGGCAGTCGTGCCGACTACGTCCGCTGCCTGTGCGGCAGCTGGGTCGCGCGGCTCGGTGGCGTGGTGGTCGGGTCGACGCGGCCGGCTACCAGTGGGCGGGCCGGCTGAGGCGCTCGGTGAGCCGGGTCGTGGCGTCGCCGCGGGCGGCGTTGACCTGCGACTGCGTGAGGAACAGGCAGGCGGTGAGGTCCGCGCCGCGGACGTCGGCGTCGCGCAGGTCCGCCCCGATCAGGTCGGCCTGGCGAAGATCGGCGCCGCGCAGGTCCGCGGCGATGAGGTAGGCCCCGCGCAGGTTCGCGCCCCGCAGGTCCGCGTTCGCGAGTTTGGCCCCCATGAGATCGGCACCCCGGCGGTCCTTCTTCTTGCCGTGCACCCCGTCCCGCACGAGCCGGCTCGTGGCCTGCAGCAGCACGTCCACGCGGGCGCGCTGCTCTGCGACGTCTAGCGCGAGCAGGGTGCCGGGGTCGGTCAGCGTCAGTTGTCCGGTCTCGGCGAGCGCCGCGTCGAGACCGGCGTGCAGCTCCCGCGTGACGTCCAGGGACCGGGCTTCGGTGAGGTACCAGAGCAGTTCGTGCAGCTGGCGCATCACAGGCAGCGCGGCGAACATCTGCTTCGCGCCACCCGGTTCGCCGCGCCAGTCACGCCCGGCGAAGGTGATCTGCGAGATCTTCTGCCCGGCGCCGAAGCAGTCGTAGACGGTGCAGCCGGAGAACCCCTTGTCCCGCAGGCGATCGTGGATGCCGCAGCCGAACTCCGGTTCCAGGTTGACGCACGGCTCGCCGGCCGCCTTGTCCATCGCGAAGTCCGCGGAACGCGTGAAGGTGAGGGCGACACAGCACAGCCCGAAGCAGCTGCCGCAGTCGGCAGTGAGCGAATCGTGGTGGGACAAGTGTTCTCCTGGCCGGCGGGGTTCTCACCAGGGTATCGGCACCGCCGTTGCCGCTCTGGACAGCCGGCGTACAGCGACTGGCAGGCCTTCGGCGGGCTGTGATCGCTCGCAGGGTCGGCCACGCCTCCGGCACCGCCGCGACCGCCGTCCGGACGACGTCCAGGTGCTGTTCCATTCCCCGTTCGAACAGCGCGTTGTACACCGCGGCGCCGTGGCCGCACGTCAGCCAGCGGTGGTGTCGTCGGGGAACCAGCTGCTCGCGACGAGGTCGACGGCGCTGCGTTCCGGCGCGCGGGCGGCGTGGTCGTAGGTCTGCTGGGTGGTGTCGATGCTGCTGTGGCCGACGTCGGCCTGCACGTGGACGAGTTGGGCGCCCGCCTCGACGGCGGTGGTGACGTAGAAGTGACGCAGCGCGTGGGGGTGCATGGCGCCGGCGATGGGTTCGAGGTCGGTGCCGCCGGTGGCGGTGATGCGGCGGAGCAGCTGCCAGATCGCCTGGCGTTGGTAGCGGTTGCCGGTGCGGGTCAGCAGTAGCGGCGACGGCGGGGCGTGGCGCGCTTGGGTCCGGCGTTCGACGGTGGTCTCGCGTGAGGCGGCTGCAGTGTCGCGGGCGGAGAGGTAGCTCATGAGCGCGTTCTCCGCCGGGACGCTGAGGTAGACCACGCGCGTCTTGCCGCCCTTGCCGAGCACGCGCAGCGCGCGGCGGCCGCGGGTGACGTGCAGGTCGGAGCGGTCCAGGCCACACACTTCGCTCACGCGCAGCCCGAGTGTGAAGAGCGCGACCACGGCCACCGCGCGCGCCGTGTCCAGCGGGCCGGCACCACGCCGGGGGGTGCCGGCGGCGGTGTAGAGGGCGCGGACCTGGCGTGTGGTGAGGGTGACGGTGCCGGACGTGCTGCTCGCGGCCGTGGCGAGGCCGAGCCGGCGGCGGTTGAGGGCGGCGGGGTTTCCGGTGACGAGGCCGGTGTCGGCGAGGTAGCCGTAGAGCGCTTTGACGGTGGCGAGCATCCGGTCGCGCGTCGCGGGAGCGGCGTCGGCGGTGGCGAGGGTGTCGAGCCAGCTCTTCACGTCGGCCGAGGTGGCGGCCATCGGGTCGAGGCCGCGGGTGACGCACCAACGGAACCAGTGGTGCGCGCGCAGCCGGCCGCGCGGTGCGGGCGGGGGAGCGGCGGAACTCGGGCTCGGGCTCGGAGTGAGGCGGAGGGCGTCGGCGTAGTGGAGGACGGCCGTGCGCCAGGTGTCGAGGTGACGTCCCGGTTCGGCCCACTCGGCGAGGTCGGCCGCGGTGACGGGGAGGCCGAGTCCTTCGGCGTAGGTGCGGCGGGTGGCCTGGTTGCCGTAGCCGGCGAGCCAGTCCGCGATCGCGTCGAGCAGTGCGGCGGGGTCTTCGACGCCCGGCCAGACGTCGTGGTCGGCCGAGAGGGGGTACCCAGTTTTCGAGCCGGTTTCGAGGCGCACGATCTCACTCACAGCTGCTGGTTCCGTCACTCTCCGTCGATCGATCATCTTCCCTGTCAGCTTAGCAACAAAAGCTCTGTTCTGTAGCTGACCTATGTATTGAGTTAGATAACTACAACCTCAGTTACAGGTTGCATAACTGATCAGATAGGCTTCAGAAGTGACTGAGGGAGCTGTGATCGAGGACCGGACGGCCGCGCTGTGTGGGTTCCGGCAGTGCCGGGCGCCGTTGCCGCCACCGGGACCGCGTGGGGGCCGGCCGTTCGAGTTCTGCCCGGACCGGCGCTGGCCCGGGGACCGCACGTGCAAGCAACTCGCCGCCGCCGACCAGGCACTGCGCGAAGCACTGGGCGATTCGGTCTCACACGCCGGCCTCACCGACGCGGCCGCGGAGTTCGTCCGCGCCGCCACGGAGCTGGGTGGGCCGCTGCAGACGCTGCGCAACGCCCTCGACAGCGTCGCCGCCCGCGCCCAGGACGAGGTGACCTCCGCTCTCTCCCGCGCCGAAACCGCGGAAGCCCGCGCCACCGAAGCAGACGGCCTCCGCCAAGCCGCCGAAGCCCGCGCGCTGGAAGCCGAACAAGTCACCGCCGCCGCCCAGGCCCACTCCCAGGAACAGACCGACATGGCGAAAGCCGCCCAGGAAACGGCCGCGGCAGCGGTGAAAGCCCGGAAGACGGCCGAGCTCGACCAGGCCCGCGCCGAAGCATCCGCCATCGCCGCTGCCGAACGCGCCGACCAGGCCGCCGCCGAAACCCGCACCGAACGCACTCGCGCCGACGCCCTCGCCGCGGAGCTCGCTCAACGCTCCGAGCAGCTCGCCGTCCGCACCACCGAACGCGACGCGGCGCTCACCAGCCTGGCGCAGGCACGCGCGCGCGAAGAGGAGGTCCGGCGGGACCTCACCGGCCGGCTCGACCAGGCCACCGAGGCGCTCACCACCACCCGGGCCCACCTCGGGGACCTCGAGCAACGTCTGGACGCCGCTCACCATCACCAGCGCGCGGAATCCGCCGCCTCGGCCGAAGCTGTCGCGGAGGCACGCAGCCGGTCCGCTGTCCTGGCCAGTCGGCTGGACGCGGCCCAGGAGCAGCTGACCCGGGCCGCGGAGCACCACACCGGCTTGCGGTCCCGGCTCGAGCGCGTGCACGGGCTCGCGCTGGCGACTCCCACCGAGAACACCGACCTGCGCGCGGATCTGCTGGCGGAACTGCTCGATCTGCCCGGGGAGACCCCTCCGCCCGGGCCGTGAAGTTTCAACCGCACCCCGCTTCGGCCGCCGTGAGACTACGTCGTGCCGGCCGGGGCGACTGACGGCTCGCGGACGTGCGTGGGCGGCGTTCGGAGCCGCTTTCCCTTGAACGGCAGAGGAAGACGGCCGTCGAACGCCGGTCCCGCACCGCGGAGGCGGGCGCCCGCAGATCCGGCGGAGCCGTGGCACGCATCGTCTGACGTGCGCGTTCGTGCCTTGCGGCCACGACGGCACGCGCGGGACATTGGCCGCGGGGGAATCGGACAGGGGAGGGAGAACGTGATGACCGCACAGTCACAGACCGATCCGACCTTCTACCGCAGCCCCGGCGACGCGATCGCGGCCCCGCCGGAGAAGCTCGCGTACGTCGTGGCATTCGACCGGACGGCCGCCAAACCGGACGCCCTGGCGACGGTCGACGTGGATCCCGACTCGGGCACTTACGGCAGCGTGGTCGGCTGGTCGGAGCTGCCGACCCTCGGCGATGAGCTGCACCACTTCGGATGGAACGCGTGCAGTAGCGCGTTCGCGCACACCGGGCACGACCCCGACGGCCTGCGCCGCCGATTCCTGCTGCTGCCCGGGATCCGTTCGTCGAACATCCACGTGTTCGACACCCAGCCCGACCCGCGCCAGCCCGTCCTGCACAAGACGGTGACCGCGGCCGAACTGGCCGAGAAGGCCGGATACTCCCGTCCGCACACCTCCCACTGCGGGCCGGACGGCGTGTATCTGACGTGCCTCGGCGCGGGGGAGGGCTCGGGCGGCCCGGGTGGCATCGCGCTGCTGGACCACGACACGTTCGACGTGGTTCGCGCGTGGGAGACCGAGCGGGGCCCGCAGTACCTGGCCTACGACGCGTGGTGGCACCTCAACCGGAACGTCCTGATCAGCAGCGAGTGGGGTACCCCCGCGATGATCGAGGACGGCATCAACCCTGAGCTGCTGCTGGGCCACAAGTACGGGCACGCGCTGCACTTCTGGGACTTGGCCGAGGGCCGGCACCGCCAGAGCGTCGACCTCGGCGAGCAGCACCAGATCGTGCTCGAGGTGCGCCCGTCGCACGACCCGGACGCCACGTGGGGGTTCGTCGGTGTGACAGTGTCCACCGAAGACCTGTCGGCGTCGGTGTGGCGCTGGCACCTCGACGGCGACACCTGGGCGGTGGACAAGGTGATCACCGTGCCCGCCGAGCCCGCCGACGCCGCGGACCTGCCACCGGCGCTGCGGCCGTTCGGTGCCGTGCCGCCCCTGATCACCGACATCGGCCTCAGCGTGGACGACCGGTTCCTATACGTGTCGTGCTGGGGCATCGGCGAGCTCAAGCAGTTCGACGTCAGCGACCCCGCCCGGCCGAGGGAGGCCGGCTCGGTGCGCCTCGGGGGCATCACCGGCCGGGTCCCGCATCCGTCCGCGCCGTCCCTGCAGCTCTCGGGTGGCCCCCAGATGGTCGAGGTGAGCCGCGACGGTCGCCGGATCTACGTCACCAACTCCCTCTACGGCGCCTGGGACGACCAGTTCTACCCGGACGGTGTCGGGGCCTGGATGGCGAAGCTCGAGACCGATCCCGCGGTCGGCGGGCTGCGCGTCGACGGGAAGTGCTTCCTGCACGGCGACGACTTCCGTGGCCTGCGCCCACACCAGGTCCGGTTGGAGGGCGGCGACGCCTCGTCGGACTCGTACTGTTTCCGCTGATCTGAGCACCCGACCGCGACCGGCCGAGTCGGTCAGGTCGCGGATTCCGTGAAGGGGGACGCGCAGAGACTGCAGGTGATCGGCCCCAGTTCGAGGACTGACCGGGCCGCGCGGATGCGGCGCGGCTTGTCGCACCCGCACACCGCGGCCACGTAGTTCGGCCCGCCGCGGTGAGCACCGCGGCCGTCCACGGGCGCGATCACGATCGGAGTCGGTGCCGGCACGACGACATCGGGCTGGTCGGGGTCCGTGGGCAGCGGCTGCGGAGCCTGCGCACGGACCGCGACCTCCTGTTCGGTGTGCCGCCACACCGTCAACGCCCGTTCGAGAACGCGCAGCGAATCCGCGTAGGCGTCGATCGTCTCGGGCAAGGCGGTGGTGGCCGACCACCCGATCCGATCCGCCTGCTCGGCCCGCACACCCAGCTCGTGGGCGAGCGCCGCGAACCGCTTGTTGTGGTACCGGCCGTCGCTCACGTCCACGATGTCGCGCGTGGCGGCGAGGCCGTGGGCGGCTTCGTGCAGCGTGGTGGCCAGGATGTCGGTGGCGGGGCGGCGCAGGCCTTCGGCACCGAGGAAGAACTCGGCGCGCGGATCCTCGCCACGGCCGACGTGCCAGCGGGATCGGGCGAAGTGGCCGTGGATCTCGGTGGTGGTGCCCATCGTGCCGGATGCCAGGACGAGGATGGCCTCGGGCACGTCGGGGTGGCGGCGGCGGATTTCGGCCCACAGTTGTTCCATCCCGTGCATGACGCGGGTCGTCGGGCCGAGTGCGGGGATCACGCCGCAATCTTGCCGCTTAAGCGGTAACCGGGCCACCGGGGCCGTCGAGGACGCGGGCGAGGCCGGCGTCGAACGCGGTGTCCGGGTCGGGGTGGGAGCCGAGGTCGACGGCGCGGGCGAGGGTGGGGTAGCGGCCGGTCGCGAGCATGCGCCGCAGGTAGGGGGCCGACGCGCGTTGCCACTGCGCTTCGTCCTGGCCGGACTCGCGTTCGCGGCGCAGCTCGGTGATCTCGCTGCGAACGGCGCCGGTCACGTAGGAGTGCACGGCGTGCACCGCGACGAGCGCGTCGTCGAGATCGCCTTCGTCCGCGGCGGCGAGTGACGCTTCGAGGTAGGCCAGCGCGTTCGGGCCGAGCCCGGGGCGCCCGCCGAGAAGGTCGGCGAACCATTCGTGCCGGTGTGCCGCCGTGCGGACCGCGCGGGCGAGCGCCCGCAGGCCCGCGCGACGGCCGGTGCCGGGCTCGGGCAGGGGCAGCTCGCCGTAGACGGCGTCGGCCATGAGGTCGAGCAGTTCGTCCTTGGTGGAGAGGTAGCCGTAGAGGCGCATCGGCCCGGCGCCGAGCGCAGCCCCGACCTTGCGCAGCGACACGGCCTCCAGCCCTTCGGCGTCGGCGAGCGCACAGGCCGCGGCGACGATCCGCTCCCGGCTCAGCGGGGTCGGCGCCGATCTGGCCGGTGGCTCGGGCCGTTCCCACACCAGTTCGCTCACCGCGGTAACGATACACCGCACTCGTCGATACATCGTATTGTAGAAATACACCGTATCGATCGGAGGTCTCATGCGTCGTATCGCCATTGCCGGAGGGGGCCTCGGTGGCCTGACTCTCGCCCGGGTCCTGCACGTCCACGGCATCCACGCCGACGTCTACGAACGCGACGCCGGCCCGACCGCTCGCATCCAGGGCGGCACGCTCGACCTGCATCCCGCCGGCGGCCAGCTCGCGCTGCGCGAAGCGGGGCTGACCGACGACGCGTTC
Protein-coding regions in this window:
- a CDS encoding Tn3 family transposase, with amino-acid sequence MATQFFSASEIGELESWPAEVGRDELVQYFQLAVEDVEWVHRTTRGAPNKLGLGLQLAALPWLGFVPADVRAAPTPAVARVATQLGVEPGALTHYGRREQTRSDHLRLVAQRLGWHTAEDDDRAGWKTLREFLVDRAIEHDVPSVLFRLATEHLASQDVRIVRPGVVSLMEEIASAREVAEREVFARIEPLLTERRLTDMGSVLEVAPEMPVSRLTWLHRGATSYSPSAIRAEVDKVLFLRGLGVDTLDLSMIPEARRRRLAGLGRRLRNQALRGRRAESKYPILLSTVVECYVEVLDELVQMFDQALSGIENRAKAKVKEKLAARGRESVDKLELLEEIVAIAADTAIPAEQVGGLLRDRVGLERMRSARRHPKDRPYQDHGHLDTVEDSFTYLRQFAPLVIRHLEFAGSLDAQPLLAAVELLRGLYAKGTRHVPDTAPASFVPSRWRGYLDRARAEADPVRYRHFWELCTLLGLRDCLRSGDVWVPGSRRYANPVAFLMPADKWAVSKLEYCALVGAAPSAEHALAEAEEQLETALLAVEPLLAAGEGPVRLSEQGQLSINRLTAEQLPDQVEAVKLGLVELLPRIPITELLIEVDRWTGFSDKLVHASGKTARDNRLRQQLYAAILAQACNFGTTAMAEACGLTYDILAWTGQWYLREETLREANAAVVNHHHTLPMAQAWGGGTMSSSDGQRFPMKGKSLTARALSRYFVDEGISTYTHVSDQHSTYGTKIIPVSDREAVYVLDEILGNATTLPISEHATDTAGQTLTVFSLFKLTGLVLSPRIRDLGGITLHRLGSKRDLLGRFPNAGQLLTGTIDTKLISEQWNEMLRVAASLKYGHATASLVVGKLHAASRRSAVAQALVEYGAIQRTLYSLRYLADEAYRRRITRQLNKGESLHSLRRDLFFAHEGSVRRRHLDQQTDQALCLSLVVNAIITWNTVYLELALALAEYVRAHGPVPPDVLAHLSPALMEHVNQYGTYTFPIEKVLARQGLRPLRAPDAMIPVLD
- a CDS encoding SRPBCC domain-containing protein; translated protein: MHQLDARDHLGRFSSSALGVLSALVRGYSVGYSARCPGPPHPARKVWRALTEPELLERWLAMPNDIKPVVGHRFELLAQPVPAAGFAGGPVRCEVLVADPERELSIKWGPKWTVTWRLVPEGTGTRLFLSHEGFDPDDEFERVSRRIMGGGWRSHVPRALERVLSALPG
- a CDS encoding TetR/AcrR family transcriptional regulator; its protein translation is MTESKPLRADARRNRAKVLEAAETVFAAKGTGAPTEEVAREAGVGVGTVFRHFPTKEALLEAVLYARLHRFVDEAEAVVAQDSPDAGAAFFTFLTSWIEMSSAKNAYFEALSAAGVHVPKAGSDVATHLLEALGVLLRRAQDADAVRADLTVAELIPVIIGTAKAAEHIGADCALRNRVVAILFDGLRPALSAAHAPRVGA
- a CDS encoding SGNH/GDSL hydrolase family protein, coding for MTNRLVSLGDSFTEGVGDDDLAAPNGVRGWADRVAEVLGAREPDFRYANLAIRGKLLPQVLAEQVEPAIAMEPDLVTLYAGGNDLMRPKVDIDALTDSYELAVARLRGTGARVVLFTGVDGVEDALFRQMRGRVAIYNENVRGIAARHGTLLVDMWSMRQLRDRRLWAPDRLHLNSRGHLEIAIAVLGALGVPHDLTSAELAPRPRLSTRERREENLRWSREHAWPWVQRRLRGESSGDTMSPKRPVLEPFGSGALESGALESGSDARSVRG
- a CDS encoding trypsin-like serine protease; this encodes MKSRSGHRRSRHGALALAIVAGAGLAGYVTIQKGPTASAAGTADAAEVAHTRAGAGGQGTSAQPKPAPSSTAPALPPSVMPFNAKLTSKDIPVEGGGVRGGGCSGSLIAPDWIITAGHCFHDLDGTRAGGAPKYHMTVAVGKINDEDPRGHVVQAVDVRQSPVNDLALVKLSAPITDIAPLTLPTGPPKVGEDVDFVGWGSLSATVVAPADHMKRGHFEVSDIRHTELDMSPREARTVENSPCHDDSGSPFFIPEGDQKGRLVAIEDNGPDCPQPGVETTARVDTILDWIHEQMS
- a CDS encoding CGNR zinc finger domain-containing protein, producing MHFNPYGGSGAQVAAALATLARDDSVSADDVLDTCRAHGMTLTGLTDDEGARILDWGRRLREVFGAGKADQVELVNRLLLTAAVRPHISGHDGKPPHLHYVGEDAEAVERVQAHSAGGLAHLVCEAPDRFGLCAREGCGIAFVDTSRNGRRRFCSTRCGTRVNVADHRARQLSA
- a CDS encoding pentapeptide repeat-containing protein → MSHHDSLTADCGSCFGLCCVALTFTRSADFAMDKAAGEPCVNLEPEFGCGIHDRLRDKGFSGCTVYDCFGAGQKISQITFAGRDWRGEPGGAKQMFAALPVMRQLHELLWYLTEARSLDVTRELHAGLDAALAETGQLTLTDPGTLLALDVAEQRARVDVLLQATSRLVRDGVHGKKKDRRGADLMGAKLANADLRGANLRGAYLIAADLRGADLRQADLIGADLRDADVRGADLTACLFLTQSQVNAARGDATTRLTERLSRPAHW
- a CDS encoding tyrosine-type recombinase/integrase, whose amino-acid sequence is MSEIVRLETGSKTGYPLSADHDVWPGVEDPAALLDAIADWLAGYGNQATRRTYAEGLGLPVTAADLAEWAEPGRHLDTWRTAVLHYADALRLTPSPSPSSAAPPPAPRGRLRAHHWFRWCVTRGLDPMAATSADVKSWLDTLATADAAPATRDRMLATVKALYGYLADTGLVTGNPAALNRRRLGLATAASSTSGTVTLTTRQVRALYTAAGTPRRGAGPLDTARAVAVVALFTLGLRVSEVCGLDRSDLHVTRGRRALRVLGKGGKTRVVYLSVPAENALMSYLSARDTAAASRETTVERRTQARHAPPSPLLLTRTGNRYQRQAIWQLLRRITATGGTDLEPIAGAMHPHALRHFYVTTAVEAGAQLVHVQADVGHSSIDTTQQTYDHAARAPERSAVDLVASSWFPDDTTAG